A window from Molothrus ater isolate BHLD 08-10-18 breed brown headed cowbird chromosome 24, BPBGC_Mater_1.1, whole genome shotgun sequence encodes these proteins:
- the RIMS3 gene encoding regulating synaptic membrane exocytosis protein 3 isoform X1 — translation MFNGDASSSSARNVVRSSSISGEMYSLEKSARGSADSVSVTVTASKKRRSSLGAKMVAIVGLSQWSKSTLQLNQTEGGPKKLRSTIRRSTETGIAVEMRTRVTRQGSRESTDGSTNSNSSDGTFIFPTTRLGAESQFSDFLDGLGPGQLVGRQTLATPPMGDVHVGMADRNGQLEVDVIQARGLIPKMGSKCIPATYVKVYLLENGVCLAKKKTKVVKKTCDPSYQQPLLFEESPQGKVLQVIVWGDYGRMDHKCFMGMAQIILEELDLSSAVSGWYKLFPTSSLADSSIGPLTRRLSQSSLESSTSPSCP, via the exons ATGTTCAACGGGGATGCCAGCTCCTCATCCGCCAGGAATGTGGTGCGCAGCTCCAGCATCAGCGGCGAGATgtacagcctggagaagagcgCGCGCGGCAGCGCCGACTCCGTCTCCGTCACCGTCACCGCCAGCAAGAAGCGACGCTCCAGCCTGGGCGCCAAGATGGTGGCCATCGTGGGGCTGTCCCAGTGGAGCAAGAGCACCCTGCAGCTCAACCAGACCG AGGGCGGCCCCAAAAAGCTGCGCAGCACCATCCGCAGGAGCACCGAGACCGGCATCGCCGTGGAGATGAGGACCAGGGTGACCCGGCAGGGCAGCCGGGAGTCCACGGACGGCAGCACCAACAGCAACAGCTCCGACGGCAC GTTCATCTTCCCCACCACGCGGCTGGGAGCCGAGAGCCAGTTCAGCGATTTCCTCGACGGGCTGGGGCCGGGGCAGCTCGTGGGGCGGCAGACCCTGGCGACGCCCCCGATGG GCGATGTCCACGTGGGCATGGCTGACCGCAACGGGCAGCTCGAGGTGGACGTGATCCAGGCCCGGGGGCTCATCCCGAAGATGGGCTCCAAGTGCATCCCTG CCACCTATGTGAAGGTTTACCTGCTGGAGAACGGCGTCTGCCTGGCCAAGAAGAAGACCAAGGTGGTGAAGAAAACCTGTGACCCCTCGtaccagcagcccctgctcttcGAGGAGAGTCCCCAGGGCAAAGTCCTGCAG GTGATCGTCTGGGGCGATTACGGGCGCATGGACCACAAGTGCTTCATGGGGATGGCCCAGATcatcctggaggagctggatcTCTCCAGCGCCGTCTCGGGCTGGTACAAACTCTTCCCAACCTCCTCCCTGGCCGACTCCAGCATCGGACCCCTGACCCGCCGCCTCTCCCAGTCCTCCCTGGAGAGCTccaccagcccctcctgcccgtag
- the RIMS3 gene encoding regulating synaptic membrane exocytosis protein 3 isoform X2, which produces MTLQLNQTEGGPKKLRSTIRRSTETGIAVEMRTRVTRQGSRESTDGSTNSNSSDGTFIFPTTRLGAESQFSDFLDGLGPGQLVGRQTLATPPMGDVHVGMADRNGQLEVDVIQARGLIPKMGSKCIPATYVKVYLLENGVCLAKKKTKVVKKTCDPSYQQPLLFEESPQGKVLQVIVWGDYGRMDHKCFMGMAQIILEELDLSSAVSGWYKLFPTSSLADSSIGPLTRRLSQSSLESSTSPSCP; this is translated from the exons ATGACCCTGCAGCTCAACCAGACCG AGGGCGGCCCCAAAAAGCTGCGCAGCACCATCCGCAGGAGCACCGAGACCGGCATCGCCGTGGAGATGAGGACCAGGGTGACCCGGCAGGGCAGCCGGGAGTCCACGGACGGCAGCACCAACAGCAACAGCTCCGACGGCAC GTTCATCTTCCCCACCACGCGGCTGGGAGCCGAGAGCCAGTTCAGCGATTTCCTCGACGGGCTGGGGCCGGGGCAGCTCGTGGGGCGGCAGACCCTGGCGACGCCCCCGATGG GCGATGTCCACGTGGGCATGGCTGACCGCAACGGGCAGCTCGAGGTGGACGTGATCCAGGCCCGGGGGCTCATCCCGAAGATGGGCTCCAAGTGCATCCCTG CCACCTATGTGAAGGTTTACCTGCTGGAGAACGGCGTCTGCCTGGCCAAGAAGAAGACCAAGGTGGTGAAGAAAACCTGTGACCCCTCGtaccagcagcccctgctcttcGAGGAGAGTCCCCAGGGCAAAGTCCTGCAG GTGATCGTCTGGGGCGATTACGGGCGCATGGACCACAAGTGCTTCATGGGGATGGCCCAGATcatcctggaggagctggatcTCTCCAGCGCCGTCTCGGGCTGGTACAAACTCTTCCCAACCTCCTCCCTGGCCGACTCCAGCATCGGACCCCTGACCCGCCGCCTCTCCCAGTCCTCCCTGGAGAGCTccaccagcccctcctgcccgtag